The segment TAGCACGGTAAGTAGTTTTGCCTGCAAGGGCATGGAAAGGTTTCCGATCTCATCTAAAAAAAGTGTGCCTCCGTTGGCTAACTCAAAACGTCCCGGCCTATCCTCTTTGGCATCAGTAAACGAACCCTTTTTATGGCCAAATAACTCGCTTTCAAAAAGTGTTTCCGTAATGGAACCTAAATCCACGCTTACAAAGTTTTCGCGTGCACGCGATGAGTTGCGGTGAATGGCGCGGGCGATCAACTCTTTGCCTGTGCCGTTTTCACCTAAAATCAAAACATTGGCATCGGTCACGGCCACGCGGTCAATCGTTTGGAAAATCCGCTGCATGGCCTGGCTTTGGCCGATGATTTCACTGAACCGGTTGTTTAGTTCTTTATTGATTTCCTGGTTTTTTATTTTCAGCGTCTCTACCTGGTCGCGCGATTCGCGCAAGCGCATGGACGAGTAAAGTGTTGCCAACAGTTTTTCATTCTCCCAGGGCTTAAGTACAAAATCAGTGGCACCGGCTTTAATTGCTTTCACAGCCATTTGCACATCGCCATAGGCTGTTATAAGCACGACCACGGCCGATGGATCGATCTCGAGTATTTTCTCCAACCAATAATAACCCTCGCTGCCGCTGCTTACATCTTTGGTAAAATTCATGTCCAGCAGGATAACATCGTAATCTTCATGGTTCATCAAGGAAGGAATCGCCTCCGGGTTTTTCTCTATGTCTACTTGTATGAAGTGGCGCTTTAAAAACATCTTAGCTGCTTTTAAGAGGTCTTCGTTATCATCTACGATTAAAATCTTTCCTTGCTTCTGTTCCATAGTCGATCGGTTATGTCCGTAAACGGGCTGTTAGTGGCAAAGTTGGTACCGAAAGCCAGCATCGTGGCTTACACAACAAAAAACGGGCATTGGGTTTTAAAAGTACTAAAATTTATGTCCGTAACCGGACGGTTACGTTCACATTTGGACGAGATAACCTGGTTTTGACCGTTTAAATTGAGTTCCATTGCAGTAAAAGCCTGTTGGCACGCTTGTTGGCATCCGGGATGTCGAGCAACCACTTTTTAATTTTTAGTTAATGGATCGACAGTTAAAAAAGAAGAATTGGACCTTTAAGCGCGTAGCTACCGTAGGCGGTATTGGCATTTTCGTAGTATTTGTGGCCTACCAGGTATTGTTTGCCGACAGGCGTTCGCGCTTGAAAGTTGAAAGGGAAAAAATCACTATAGCCACCGTAAGCCGAGGAGTATTTCAGGAGTTCATTCCACAAACCGGAACAGTTGAACCAAGCCGCACGGTTTACCTGGATGCTGTAGAAGGGGGAACCATAAAACGCGTGGTGGCCGAAAGCGGTGCCATGTTAAAGCCTGGTGACATTGTTTTGGAATTAAGCAACCTTAACCGTGAGATCAGCGTCCTTGACCAGGAATCAAACCTGACGCAAAGTATTAACCGTATACGCGAAACCCGTTTGCAAATTACCCAAAATGCCTTGCGCCAGCAGGAAAGTTTGATAACCATTGACAATGCCCTGGCTACATTGAAACCCCAGTATGAACGACAAAAGCAGTTGTTTGAGAAAAAGCTGATTTCAAAACAGGATTTTGAACGCACCGAGGCCGACTATTTCGCAAACCTGAAGCGCAAAGAAATAACCTACCAGGCGTACAAGTTGGATTCGCTTGACAGGCTAAGGCAGATTGTGCAACTGGATCAAAGTGAGCGAAAACTTTTACAAAGCCTTGAAAACGTTGGTAAAATACTGGATAACCTGGTGGTGAAAGCACCCATTGAAGGGCAGCTTACACGCCCCCAGTTAGATGTTGGGCAAAGTGTAAACCCGGGCCAGCGTTTGGGGCAGGTAGATGTGGTGGGAAGTTATAAAGTACGCGTAGAGATTGACGAGATTTATTTGCCGAGAATTTCCGAAGGCCTGCGTGCCACAACCAATTATGCCGGCAAAGATTATGGGCTTGTGATTACCTATGTATACCCCAATGTGCTGAACGGACGCTTTCCGGTCGACATGAATTTTACAGGCGAAACACCTTCGGGTATTCGCAGGGGGTTGTCGTTACGGTTACGCATTGAGTTGGGCCAATCTTCAGAAGAATTATTACTTCCGGTTGGCGGTTTTTATAAAGATACAGGAGGAAATTGGGTGTATGTTTTGGATGCTGACGGTAACCGGGCTGTGAAAAGGAGCGTCAGACTGGGCAGAAAGAATACCGAGCATTTTGAAGTACTGGAGGGGCTTAAGCCTGGCGATAGGGTAATAACCTCATCGTATGAGAATTTTGGTAATAATGAAGTGCTGGTCTTAAATTAATTCAAAGTTCAATATTCAAAATTCAGAATGGGTTAGATACAAACGAAATTAATCTTGAACTTTGAACCTTGAACCTTGAATCAAAATGTAACCTTTTAGATAAATAAAGAGTATTAGAAACGTAAAACCAATTCCTTATATAAAACATCCTTAAATCGAAAATTGCCATAACCATGATAAAACTAAAAAACCTTGAAAAGGTGTACACTACTGAAGAAGTAGAAACAACTGCACTAAACAATATTAACCTGGAGATTAAAGATGGTGAATTTGTAGCCATCATGGGACCTTCCGGTTGCGGAAAATCAACTTTGCTTAACATTCTTGGTTTGCTTGATAACCCATCAAATGGTGAGTACCATTTTGGCGAACACGAGGTATCAAAATATTCCGAGCGCCAGCGTGCCCAATTGCGTAAGGGTTCAATCGGTTTTGTGTTTCAAAGCTTTAACCTGATTGACGAGCTTACCGTGTTCGAAAACGTTGAACTTCCTTTGCTATACATGAAAGTACCTTCTACCGAGCGCAAGCAACGGGTTGAGGAAGTGTTGGAGCGCATGAACATCATGCACCGCAGAAACCACTTCCCGCAGCAACTTTCTGGTGGTCAGCAACAACGTGTGGCTATTTCGCGTGCCATTGTTGCCAAACCCAAAGTAATACTGGCCGATGAACCTACCGGTAACCTGGATTCAGCCAATGGTGAAGAAGTGATGAAGCTTCTTTCTCAACTGAATGAAGAGGGCACAACCATTATTATGGTTACGCACTCACCTTACGATGCCAACTATGCGCACCGCATTGTAAACTTGTTCGATGGTAAGGTAGTAACAGAAAATATTAAGGAGCAATTCCACATTTAAAGCTGTACTGCTTAAAGCAAGAAACCCTGGCGATAGTGTCAGGGTTTTTTGTTTGTGCATAAGTGTAAATGTGAACAGTTTGCTGTTCATATTTGAACAATATCTTCAATTAAAACACGCCTGTCTTTACTGATCCGTTAAAAATATAGTTGGCATTTTTATTGGGTAAGGTGCAACCTGTTGTTATAATTTGAAGTCTTAAGCAGTAACCAACCCTTTCGTTCATGTTAAAAAACTATTTACTGATTACCTTTCGCAGTATGATGAAGAGCAAAGTTTATATCTTCATCAATATAGTGGGAATGGCCATTGCTATTGCCTGCTGTATTACGGCCTGGTACAATTACGATTTCAATGCCAGTTTTGATGATCATCACAAGAACACACATGAAATTTATCGGGTAAACATGGTCCGGGATTTTCAAGGAATGACTACTGAATATGGCATCGTACCCGTTCCTCTTGGCGAGATTGTTCGCCAGAATAGTAAGGATATAACCGCCAGTACAAGGTATTCCAATTCGTATGCCGACTTAAGAATTGATGATGAGATTTTCGGGTCAAGCATATCTTATGTTGATCCTGAATTTTTCTCCCTCTTTACTTTTGAGTTCATTAAAGGTTCTCCATCGGCAATACAAGGGAAAACCAACCTTGTTATAAGCGATGAACTGGCGCTGAGGTTGTTTAACTCAACCGATGTGCTGGGCAGGCCTGTTACCCATATACTGCAGGAAGGTAAGTTGCGTGAATTTGAAGTTGGTGCAGTATTTAAACTACCTCCAACCAATTCAAGTTTCAATGATGAGGCTTTTGCCTTATATGAAAATTACTGGGATGCAGCGCCCGAATTGGAGCAAGGTCAGAGCTGGCGTTTCCGTAATACGCTGTTTTTGCAGCTCGATAATCCTGCTCGAATAGCTTCAATTGAAGCTCAATTATTGCCTTTTGTTGAAAATAACAATAAGATTCGTGAAGACTTTATTATAAAAAGTTATAAGCTGGATCCTTTTGTAGGCATGGCCGTTAGGGATACCTATGCCGAAAGACCGGGAACCTGGACACGCGAGGCATCACCAATTGCTGCCGTTATTGGGTGTGCCGTTATGGCCATTTTTGTTTTACTTATTGCATGTTTCAACCTCACCAATACTTCAATAGCAATTTCATCACGCAGGCTTAAGGAGATTGGTATTCGTAAAGTTATGGGCAGTATGCGCGGCCAACTGGTGTTTCAGTTTATTGGTGAAACCATGTTGGTTTGTTTTGTTTCCCTGATGCTTGGGATGGCGATTGCCGAATGGCTATTGATACCTGCTTTCAATTCGCTATGGCCTTACATGAAGCTTACAACCGATTATTTCGGCAAACCCGATTTTCTTTTTGTCATGATCGGCATACTTTTCTTTACCGGTTTACTGGCCGGGAGTTACCCTGCTTTTTACATCAGTAAGTTTCAGCCGACATCCATCCTGAAAGGAAAATTGAAATTTGGCGGAACTAATTACTTCACACGCATTTTATTATCGCTTCAGTTTGCTATATCACTCATAGGTATTGTTTGCAGTATCGCATTTACAGAAAATGCGCAGTACCAACGTGAGTTCGATCTTGGCTTTAACCAAAAGGAAGTACTGTTTACCTGGGTGAACAGCGAGGCAGAATACAATGCTCTGCGGAATGTTATGACGCAAAATCCCGATGTGATTTCTATTTCAGGATCTGAACATCATTTTTTTTCCAACTATTACAACGATCCAATCAAACATGAAGGAACAGAGATTGAAGTGGATATCATTAATGTGGGCGATGGGTATCTGAAAACTGCAGGTCTTACCCTTGTTGAAGGCAGGGACTTTATGGTCGATTCTGAAACCGATCGTAAAGAGTCAGTAATTATTACACAACGTCTTGCTTCAAAGTTTGGTTGGGATAAGCCCATCGGGAAAGAAATTGTTTGGATGGATACCGTAAAGTTCTATGTAATTGGTGTTGTAAAAGATGTTTATACCAACGGCTTATGGCGCGAATTGGAGCCCTTGATGATTCGCACCAGTGGGCCTGAAAAGTACAAGCACTTGCTGGTCAGTGCGCCTGCCGATAAGATTGTATCTGTAAACGAATACATGGAAGCCAAATGGAAAGAAGTTTTTCCTTACCGAAAATTTGGCAGTCGCTACATGTCCGATTCAAATGTGGAAGCCATTACCGTAAATACAAATATTGTTAAGATGTTCATTTTTCTGGGTTTAGTAGCCGTGCTTCTTTCCATTACGGGTTTGTTTACACTGGTCTCGCTCAATATTATTAAAAAGATGAAAGAGATTGGGGTGCGCAAAGTTTTAGGGGCCTCTGTCTCCAATATCTCCCGGGTTATCAATACGGAGTTTGCTATCATATTGTTGGTTGCCTGCGTGTTGGGCGCAGCCGGTGGTTTCTGGATGTCCGATATGCTCATGGGCAGCATCTGGAAGTTTTACCAGAAGGCTACAGTTACAGCTATGTTGGTTTCCTCGTTGATTGTTTTGTCCGCTTCGGCCTTAACGGTGGCGTTGAAAACCTATAACACGGCACGCATGAACCCGGTGAATGTGTTGCGGGATGAGTAATGAAAATGCCAATAAACTTTAAGTTTCAGGCATTGAACCTGTAACCTATAGTCAGTGTGTACGTCTAAGTCATACCTTCCTGCACCTGTTCGTAACTTTTTGTAATTCTCTTAACCTGCTTTGGTATGCTTAAAAACTACTTCACTATTGCTATTCGAAATATTCTTAAACACAGGATATTCTCCTTCATCAACATTTTTGGTTTGGCCGTGGCGATGTCGATATGCATGGCGATTATGATGCTGGTGGCCGACCAGATGATGTACGACCGTTACAATCCTGATCGGGATAGGATTTACCGGATCACTACCCGTATGGTTGATAAAAACAATAAGCTGGAGATAGGCAACCCATATGCAACGGCAACCTTACCGGTAAGGGATGAGTTGTTGAATAATTTCACGGGTGTTGAAAAGGCCGTTCGTATTATGCGTGGCTTTGGCAACAACTGGCTGGAGTTGGAGCCTAGCTTTGATGTCAATGTTCCTATCAGCGGTTATTTTGTCGATGCCGAGATGCTTGAAGTATTCAAGTATGAATTATTGTACGGTGATTCAAAATCGGCCCTGGTCAATCCTTATTCGGTGGTGCTTACAAAAAAGGCTGCAGAGAAATTATTTAAGGAAGAAAATCCGTTAGGTCAAAGTTTTAAAGTTGGTGAGCTGGGAATTTATACAGTTACCGGTGTACTTAAGGATAATGGTAACAAATCGCATATTGCTGTAGAGGCATTTGCCAGCATCAGTACCGTGCCAGGCCTGGTTGCAGAGGGTAAATTAGGTAAGGACCTGGATAACTGGTACAATTTCACCATGGGTTGGGTGTATGTTGTGCTTGAAAGGGGCAAAACCCCTCACGATATTCAACTCGCCCTCGATAAAATTTATGTTGATCATTTTACTGAACTACCAAATGCTGATACTCAACCTGTTAAATTCAGTACCCAGCCTTTAATGAGCATTACACCGGGCGAAATGCTTAACAACCCCATCGGTCCTTTTATGCCCTGGATGATCATTTACTTTTTGATGGGCCTGGCTGGCATTGTACTCCTTACTTCATGCTTCAATTTCACCAATCTTTCCATTGCTCGCTCACTCGGTCGTGCACGGGAAATTGGTGTTCGCAAAGTAACAGGCGCAGCACGGTGGCAGATTTTTATTCAGTTTGTCAACGAATCTGTAGTGGTTGCCTTGTTTGCTTTGGTAATGGCGTTCGGTATTCTTATGTTCATAAAACCGCACATGCTCGACCTGGCCTTTGCCCGTGCCCTGCGGTGGGACCTTGAAGGAAATTATTTTGTTTACATAGTCTTCTTGTTGTTTGCAATTGTTGTTGGTGTACTGGCTGGGTTATTTCCTGCCGGTGTACTATCCGGCTTTCAACCCATACAGGTATTAAAGAACCTTGGTAATACGCGACTCATGTCAAAAATGGGGTTGCGTAAGGCACTGTTAGTAGTTCAGTTTACCTTCTCCATGATTTTTATCATCAGCGTTATTGTGCTGTTTAATCAATTGCAACTTTTTGTAAATATCGACAATGGCTTTGACTCAAAAGATAAAATAATTGTACGCACAGGTGAGGCCGATAAGGACAGGGTTAAGCATGAATTGCTCAAATATCCTGAAGTGTTAACTGTATCAGCCGCTTCGCACATACCGGCAGCCGGCATCGTGTATGGTCACGGTTTTAAAAAGCAGTTAACGGATAGTGATTGGCTAACCATGAATTATTTTTCAGTAGATGAAGACTATCTGCACAATATGGATATTGAGCTGGTTGCCGGAAGGTTTTATGATGGGCAGGCAGGCGAATCGAACAGGAATTTTATTGTAATCAATGAGGAAGCTGTGCGGGCTTTTCATTATGGTTCTAATTACGAGGCATTGGGGCAAGTTATTATCAACCAGCCCGACTCAACCGAAAAACAGATTATTGGCGTGGTTAAAGATTATAATCATGAAATGTTCGCAGAAAAACTTGGTCCATTGGCGTTGATGTTCAATCCGGCAGAGTACAGTATTCTTCAGGTTGGTTATACCGGAAACTATCTTCAGGCAAAGGAAAAGGTAGAGAAAGTTTGGGCTTCACTTTACCCGGAATTGAAATCCGACATCAGGGCTTTTGACGAGGAAATGAATTCATTGTATGACATTGTGTTTGGTACACTTGTGAAGGTTTTGGGTTTTATAACCTTCTTGGCAATTGTTATTTCCTGCCTGGGCTTATTGGGTATGGCTACGTATACGGTTGAAACGCGTAAGAAGGAAATTGCTTTGCGAAAAGTATTGGGTAGCAGTAATCAATCGTTGGTACTTATTCTCTCCAAGGGTTATCTGTCTATATTATTGTTGGCGATGGCGTTGGCCATACCGGTAGCCTATTTTATCAACAACCTTTGGTTACAAAATTTTGCTTTTCATGTTTCCGTGGATTTGCTTACGATCGCCTTAAGCGTGTTTGTGCTCTTGCTATTTGGTGGTATTACCATCGGCTCGCAAACATTGCAGGCAGCCTTTATTAATCCGGTTGAAAATTTGAAGAATGAATGAGGAAGCAACCAATCACTTTTATCGTGCATCTGACTATCAACCCATCATTAACCTTAATCGAATATGCTTCGTAATTATTTCACCATTGCCATCCGTAATATCCGTAAGTATAAATTCTTTTCGGCTATTAACATTGCAGGCCTTACTGTAGGCGTAACCGCTTGTTTGTTTATTTTCATTTACGTAAAGGATGAACTGAGTTTTGATCAGTTTCATAAGCAAGCCAGTCAGATATATCGTGTTGGTTTAAGGGGTAAAATGGCCGGGCAGGAATTTAATGTGAGTGCATCCTGCTATCCTGTTGGCTCCACCATGAAAGAAGAAATTCCAGGCATTACAGACTTCAT is part of the Cyclobacteriaceae bacterium genome and harbors:
- a CDS encoding ABC transporter ATP-binding protein; amino-acid sequence: MIKLKNLEKVYTTEEVETTALNNINLEIKDGEFVAIMGPSGCGKSTLLNILGLLDNPSNGEYHFGEHEVSKYSERQRAQLRKGSIGFVFQSFNLIDELTVFENVELPLLYMKVPSTERKQRVEEVLERMNIMHRRNHFPQQLSGGQQQRVAISRAIVAKPKVILADEPTGNLDSANGEEVMKLLSQLNEEGTTIIMVTHSPYDANYAHRIVNLFDGKVVTENIKEQFHI
- a CDS encoding efflux RND transporter periplasmic adaptor subunit, which gives rise to MDRQLKKKNWTFKRVATVGGIGIFVVFVAYQVLFADRRSRLKVEREKITIATVSRGVFQEFIPQTGTVEPSRTVYLDAVEGGTIKRVVAESGAMLKPGDIVLELSNLNREISVLDQESNLTQSINRIRETRLQITQNALRQQESLITIDNALATLKPQYERQKQLFEKKLISKQDFERTEADYFANLKRKEITYQAYKLDSLDRLRQIVQLDQSERKLLQSLENVGKILDNLVVKAPIEGQLTRPQLDVGQSVNPGQRLGQVDVVGSYKVRVEIDEIYLPRISEGLRATTNYAGKDYGLVITYVYPNVLNGRFPVDMNFTGETPSGIRRGLSLRLRIELGQSSEELLLPVGGFYKDTGGNWVYVLDADGNRAVKRSVRLGRKNTEHFEVLEGLKPGDRVITSSYENFGNNEVLVLN
- a CDS encoding sigma-54-dependent Fis family transcriptional regulator encodes the protein MEQKQGKILIVDDNEDLLKAAKMFLKRHFIQVDIEKNPEAIPSLMNHEDYDVILLDMNFTKDVSSGSEGYYWLEKILEIDPSAVVVLITAYGDVQMAVKAIKAGATDFVLKPWENEKLLATLYSSMRLRESRDQVETLKIKNQEINKELNNRFSEIIGQSQAMQRIFQTIDRVAVTDANVLILGENGTGKELIARAIHRNSSRARENFVSVDLGSITETLFESELFGHKKGSFTDAKEDRPGRFELANGGTLFLDEIGNLSMPLQAKLLTVLQNRRVSRVGANKETPIDIRLICATNMPLYEMVKENRFRQDLLYRINTIEIEIPPLRERLEDIPLLANHFVKHYAEKYSKSVSKISDAAAVRMHKHPWPGNIRELQHAIERAIILSNNPVLQPEDFNLTASAAKEDGQLSLEQYNLEDVEKLLIRKVLKKHNGNITQAASELGLTRSSLYRRLEKHGL
- a CDS encoding ABC transporter permease, which codes for MLKNYFTIAIRNILKHRIFSFINIFGLAVAMSICMAIMMLVADQMMYDRYNPDRDRIYRITTRMVDKNNKLEIGNPYATATLPVRDELLNNFTGVEKAVRIMRGFGNNWLELEPSFDVNVPISGYFVDAEMLEVFKYELLYGDSKSALVNPYSVVLTKKAAEKLFKEENPLGQSFKVGELGIYTVTGVLKDNGNKSHIAVEAFASISTVPGLVAEGKLGKDLDNWYNFTMGWVYVVLERGKTPHDIQLALDKIYVDHFTELPNADTQPVKFSTQPLMSITPGEMLNNPIGPFMPWMIIYFLMGLAGIVLLTSCFNFTNLSIARSLGRAREIGVRKVTGAARWQIFIQFVNESVVVALFALVMAFGILMFIKPHMLDLAFARALRWDLEGNYFVYIVFLLFAIVVGVLAGLFPAGVLSGFQPIQVLKNLGNTRLMSKMGLRKALLVVQFTFSMIFIISVIVLFNQLQLFVNIDNGFDSKDKIIVRTGEADKDRVKHELLKYPEVLTVSAASHIPAAGIVYGHGFKKQLTDSDWLTMNYFSVDEDYLHNMDIELVAGRFYDGQAGESNRNFIVINEEAVRAFHYGSNYEALGQVIINQPDSTEKQIIGVVKDYNHEMFAEKLGPLALMFNPAEYSILQVGYTGNYLQAKEKVEKVWASLYPELKSDIRAFDEEMNSLYDIVFGTLVKVLGFITFLAIVISCLGLLGMATYTVETRKKEIALRKVLGSSNQSLVLILSKGYLSILLLAMALAIPVAYFINNLWLQNFAFHVSVDLLTIALSVFVLLLFGGITIGSQTLQAAFINPVENLKNE
- a CDS encoding ABC transporter permease; its protein translation is MLKNYLLITFRSMMKSKVYIFINIVGMAIAIACCITAWYNYDFNASFDDHHKNTHEIYRVNMVRDFQGMTTEYGIVPVPLGEIVRQNSKDITASTRYSNSYADLRIDDEIFGSSISYVDPEFFSLFTFEFIKGSPSAIQGKTNLVISDELALRLFNSTDVLGRPVTHILQEGKLREFEVGAVFKLPPTNSSFNDEAFALYENYWDAAPELEQGQSWRFRNTLFLQLDNPARIASIEAQLLPFVENNNKIREDFIIKSYKLDPFVGMAVRDTYAERPGTWTREASPIAAVIGCAVMAIFVLLIACFNLTNTSIAISSRRLKEIGIRKVMGSMRGQLVFQFIGETMLVCFVSLMLGMAIAEWLLIPAFNSLWPYMKLTTDYFGKPDFLFVMIGILFFTGLLAGSYPAFYISKFQPTSILKGKLKFGGTNYFTRILLSLQFAISLIGIVCSIAFTENAQYQREFDLGFNQKEVLFTWVNSEAEYNALRNVMTQNPDVISISGSEHHFFSNYYNDPIKHEGTEIEVDIINVGDGYLKTAGLTLVEGRDFMVDSETDRKESVIITQRLASKFGWDKPIGKEIVWMDTVKFYVIGVVKDVYTNGLWRELEPLMIRTSGPEKYKHLLVSAPADKIVSVNEYMEAKWKEVFPYRKFGSRYMSDSNVEAITVNTNIVKMFIFLGLVAVLLSITGLFTLVSLNIIKKMKEIGVRKVLGASVSNISRVINTEFAIILLVACVLGAAGGFWMSDMLMGSIWKFYQKATVTAMLVSSLIVLSASALTVALKTYNTARMNPVNVLRDE